AGGTGGAATCCTATCTGGAAGCCCTCAACCTGGGAGTGTTCGAGTATATCAACAAGCCGATCCGGCTGGAGGAGCTGAAGCGGGTCATGAACAAGATATTCCCCGACCTGCATTCTGAACACGGTCTTGAAAGGAGCACCTCGTCATGAAGCGATTCACCACCATTCTGCTGGCCACGGACTTCTCCGACACCTCGCACCAGGCGGCGGAGTACGCCCTTGACCTGGCGCGCAGCTTCGAAGCCCGGCTGCTGGTACTGCACGTCATCAACGAGCCGGTGGATCTGCGGGGGTTTTACGTACCCCATATTTCCTTCGAACAGCTGGAAAAAGAGATTGAAACCGGCGCGGCCCGGATGCTGGAAACGTTCTGTACGGAGCAGTTCGGCGACTATGGCGCCGTTGAAACCGCCCTTGCCACCGGCGTCCCCTTTGAAGAGATCCTGCGCATGGCCGAGGAACGCTCCGCCGACCTGATCGTCATCGGTACCCATGGGCGCACCGGGCTTGACCACCTCATTTTCGGCAGCACCGCGGAGCGGGTGGTCCGTTCCGCTTCCTGCCCGGTTATGACCGTCCGGGTGGCGGAAAGCTGAATCGTGGCGGCGTTGTCAGGGGGAGGCCGGCCTGAGCAGGTGGAGGCTGCCACGACCATTGTGGTGATCGATGATGAACCGGCAATCTGTCATTTGGTATCCCTGTTGCTTGCAGAGCGGGGCTACCGGGTGACCACCGCCGCTACGGCGGCCGAAGGATTGGCTGCCGCCCGTACGTACCAGCCGGACTTGGTGCTGATGGACTACCTGCTGCCGGACCTGGACGGCATTGCTCTGTTGCAGGAGTTGAAGGCAACGGTACCCGATTGCGCGGTGATCATCTGCACCGGCAGGGGAAGCGAGGAGATCGCCGTCCAGCTGATCAAGAACGGTGCCGCCGAATATCTGCTCAAGCCGTTCAATCCCCGGACCTTTGGCGACCGGATCGATGCGGTCAGGCGCCTGCGCTCCATCGAGCTGGCCAACCGGGCGCTGCAGCAGGAGCGGGAGCGTCTGTTGCTTGAAATCGAGTCCTGGAACCGCGAGCTGCAGTCCCGGGTCCGGGAGAAATCGGAAGCGCTGCAACGGGCCCAGGCCGAGATCGCCCAGACCGAAAAGCTGGCCGCGCTGGGTTACCTGGCGGCAGGCATGGCCCACGAAATTCGCAATCCCCTCAACTCCATCGCCCTTTTTACCCAATTGCTGACTCAGGGAGCCAGCGAAGCGGAAACGCAGGAATTCCTGGACAAGATCCTCAAGGAAGTGGACCGGATCGACGGCATTATCCGTCGCCTGGTGGAAGCGGCCAACCGGCGGCGCTCGGCTGCCCAGGTGGTGCTGGTGGATCAGGTGGTCCGCGAGGCGCTGGCCATTTTCAAACCCCAGGTGGAGGCCCGGCAGATCACCGTGGACTTCCGGTGTCCCACGCCCTTGCCCAGCATCAAGGCCGATCCCACCGAGCTGGAGCAGATATTCACCAACCTGTTTCAGAACGCCCTGGAAGAGATGGGGGATGGGGGGCGCCTGGCCATCGGACTGAGCGGTTCCGGAAGCGGCATTGAGATCCGGGTCGCCGACAGCGGCGGCGGCATCCGTCCCGAGGACCGGGAGGCGATCTTCAAACCCTTCTACTCCACCAAAAGCCGCGGTACCGGCATCGGCCTGCCGGTGGCGCAGCGAATTGCCCGGCTCTATCGCGGCGATCTTTCGGTCGAACACTCCTCCCCCGCCGGCACCACCTTTCTCGTGACCCTGCCGGTGACCTGCTGACTCCGGATAGCTCATGCGTTTTCTGCTTAGAAATCTGACCCTGACGCCGGGGCAGGACGAGGCCGGCCTTGGTGCTCTGGCTGCCCGTACCATTGGCCTTCAGCCCGCCGACCTGCATGATTTTCACATTGTTCGCAAGGGGGTGGATGCCCGCAAAAAGCCGCGGGTGCTGCTGGTCTATACGGTGACCTTCGCACTCGATCCCGTCCTCGCCTCCCGGCTGCCCGCCGCCTCCGTTGCCGGCCTGGAGCCCGCTCCTCCGGCGGAAACCCTGCTCCCGCCACCGCGAGCCGTCGCCGCCCCCGCCCCATCCCCCATCATCATCGTCGGCATGGGACCGGCCGGCTTGTTCTGCGCCCTGCGCCTTGCCCGGCACGGATTGACCGCAACGGTACTCGAGCGGGGCAAGCCGGTGGAGGAACGGGTCGGGGATGTTGCCCGTTTCTGGCGTGACGGGCTGCTGGACAGGGAAAGCAATGTTCAGTTCGGCGAAGGGGGGGCGGGCACCTTTTCCGACGGCAAGTTGACCTGCCGCCTGCGCGACCCCAACAGCGCCTGGGTACTGGAAGAACTGGTCCGCTTCGGCGCGCCGCCGGAAATCCGCTACCTGGCAAAGCCCCATGTCGGCACCGACCGGCTGCGCAGCGTGGTGGCGGCAGCGCGCCGCCATCTGCAACAGCTCGGCTTCGATCTGCGCTTTTCGACCCGTCTCGACGGCATTGCTGCGGCGAAAGGAAGTGTGTCGGCCGCCCGACTGGCCGGGGGCGCGGAACTGGCCTGCCGGCACCTGGTACTGGCCATCGGCCACAGTGCTCGTGATACCTACACCATGTTGGCCCGCTGCGGTCTGCCGATGGAGCGGAAGCCCTTTGCCATCGGTCTGCGGGTCGAGCATCCCCAGGGGGTGATCGACCGCATTCAGTATGGTCGCCCCCATCCGGCCCTGCCCCGGGCCGACTACGCCCTGACCTGGAACAATACCGCCAGCGGCAGAAGCTGCTACTCCTTTTGCATGTGTCCCGGCGGCCTGGTGGTGGCCGGTTCGTCGGAGGAGGGAATGGTGGTAACCAACGGCATGAGCAATCTGGGCAGGGATTCGGGGCTGGCCAACAGCGCCCTGGTGGTGAACGTGCGTCCGGAGGATTTCGGGGATACCGATCCGCTGGCGGGGGTGCGCTTCCAGCAGACCTGGGAGCAGCGGGCCTTTACGGCAGGGGGGGGCTCCTACCGGGCGCCCGCCGCCAACCTGTTGACCTTTCTGGGCAGCGGACGGGGGCGGTATGCCTCCAGCTATCGTCCCGGCACGGTGGAGGCCGATTTGACCACGGTACTCCCCCCCTATGTGACCGAAACGCTGCGTGAAGGGATTCCGGCGTTTGGGCGGAAAATGAAGGGATTCGTTACCGCCGAGGCGACGCTTACCGGGGTGGAAACCCGCACCTCGGCGCCGTTGCGTATTCTGCGCGATGAAAGCTGCCAATCCCTCGCGCTGGAGGGGCTCTATCCGGCGGGAGAAGGGGCCGGGTATGCCGGCGGGATCATGAGTGCGGCCCTGGACGGAGTACGGATCGCCGATCTGATCGCGTTGCGGGTCCTGTCGTAACACAGCTCAGAGGCTCCGAAAGCCGCTAAGGGCAGGGGTATGCAACTGCGTGGATAGCTAGCGGAGCATACTGTCCCTGGCCTCCCTGCCCGCGAGAATCTGCTGGGGCGTCACCGACCTGCTCAGCTAGTCCTTCCCGAGTCAGCCCCGTCAATTTTGCCAACTTATGCTTCAAGTCAACCACTGTTGTCCGGCAAACTTCCCTGTGTGTCAAATCTTGCACAATTTGTTGCGCTTCGCTAGAATCAACTCCGTTATTCCACTTACGGAGAAGAGCATGCAACCGATCGTCACCTACAAGGAACGTTGCCGCACCTGCTATTCCTGTGTCCGCACCTGCCCGGTCAAGGCGATCAAGGTGGACGGCGGCTATGCCGAGATCATCGACGAGCGCTGCATCGGTTGCGGCAACTGTCTGAACTGCCAGCAGAAGGCCAAGGTGGTGGTGGACCGGATGGTCAAGGCCCAGGAACTGCTGACCTCCGGCGACCCGGTGGTGGCGGTGCTGGGCTGCTCCTTCCCCGCCTTCTTCCACACCTGTACCCCCGGCCAACTGGTCTCGGGGCTCAAAAGCCTCGGTTTCCGTGAAGTGCATGAGGGGGCCCACGGCGCCCGGCTGATCGCTCCGCTTTACCGG
The window above is part of the Trichlorobacter ammonificans genome. Proteins encoded here:
- a CDS encoding universal stress protein; this translates as MKRFTTILLATDFSDTSHQAAEYALDLARSFEARLLVLHVINEPVDLRGFYVPHISFEQLEKEIETGAARMLETFCTEQFGDYGAVETALATGVPFEEILRMAEERSADLIVIGTHGRTGLDHLIFGSTAERVVRSASCPVMTVRVAES
- a CDS encoding hybrid sensor histidine kinase/response regulator produces the protein MAALSGGGRPEQVEAATTIVVIDDEPAICHLVSLLLAERGYRVTTAATAAEGLAAARTYQPDLVLMDYLLPDLDGIALLQELKATVPDCAVIICTGRGSEEIAVQLIKNGAAEYLLKPFNPRTFGDRIDAVRRLRSIELANRALQQERERLLLEIESWNRELQSRVREKSEALQRAQAEIAQTEKLAALGYLAAGMAHEIRNPLNSIALFTQLLTQGASEAETQEFLDKILKEVDRIDGIIRRLVEAANRRRSAAQVVLVDQVVREALAIFKPQVEARQITVDFRCPTPLPSIKADPTELEQIFTNLFQNALEEMGDGGRLAIGLSGSGSGIEIRVADSGGGIRPEDREAIFKPFYSTKSRGTGIGLPVAQRIARLYRGDLSVEHSSPAGTTFLVTLPVTC
- a CDS encoding NAD(P)/FAD-dependent oxidoreductase produces the protein MRFLLRNLTLTPGQDEAGLGALAARTIGLQPADLHDFHIVRKGVDARKKPRVLLVYTVTFALDPVLASRLPAASVAGLEPAPPAETLLPPPRAVAAPAPSPIIIVGMGPAGLFCALRLARHGLTATVLERGKPVEERVGDVARFWRDGLLDRESNVQFGEGGAGTFSDGKLTCRLRDPNSAWVLEELVRFGAPPEIRYLAKPHVGTDRLRSVVAAARRHLQQLGFDLRFSTRLDGIAAAKGSVSAARLAGGAELACRHLVLAIGHSARDTYTMLARCGLPMERKPFAIGLRVEHPQGVIDRIQYGRPHPALPRADYALTWNNTASGRSCYSFCMCPGGLVVAGSSEEGMVVTNGMSNLGRDSGLANSALVVNVRPEDFGDTDPLAGVRFQQTWEQRAFTAGGGSYRAPAANLLTFLGSGRGRYASSYRPGTVEADLTTVLPPYVTETLREGIPAFGRKMKGFVTAEATLTGVETRTSAPLRILRDESCQSLALEGLYPAGEGAGYAGGIMSAALDGVRIADLIALRVLS